In Anas platyrhynchos isolate ZD024472 breed Pekin duck chromosome 7, IASCAAS_PekinDuck_T2T, whole genome shotgun sequence, one genomic interval encodes:
- the SLC15A2 gene encoding solute carrier family 15 member 2 isoform X3 codes for MAEKDGVLQDAKEAQAGDDPPKGDFPVQKKSPKLCGSNYPLSIAFIVVNEFCERFSYYGMRAVLTLYFISFFHWDENLSTAVYHAFSALCYFTPVIGAIMADSWLGKYKTIIYLSIVYVVGHLIKSVGAIPSLGNQVVHVVLSMVGLFLIALGTGGIKPCVSAFGGDQFEEEHTSERSKFFSVFYLSINAGSLISTFVTPVLRGDVKCFGEDCYALAFGVPAALMVLALVVFIAGSGLYRKMPPQGNVLLEVCKCIGFAIKNRLKNRSHHIPKRDHWLDWASEKYSKQLIGEVKMVTRVLFLFIPLPMFWALFDQQGSRWTLQATKMNADFGIYVLQPDQMQFLNPLLILVFIPIFDLGLYPLISMCKFNFTPIKKMATGMILAGMAFGLAAIVEVKINETDMPQLVPKESLIQVLNLAKNPIQVTIEDQDLFQQPVEAFQDPAEYSNLILNGEQQNLHFILQHQGLSFTFNYTVKEKSVYSLIVFEAEGSLSSRLITDLKAKPENGLAAVRFINGLSQDANLTIDSKQFVAVPKNYGVSEYLLLERDKYSNGKCITEMGEFTLDLGLLDFGASYTVVVTNVSGDAVKTWKSEDIKANSVHMAWQLPQYLLISAGEVMFSITGLAFSYSQSPASMKSVLQAGWLLTVAVGNTFVLVVAQAAPMAQWAEFVLFTVLLFAVCIIFSIMGYFYVSVDPEDLREKEEKTETPSRGNMISLVTQKTKL; via the exons aaactcTGTGGTTCCAACTACCCCCTGAGCATTGCCTTCATCGTGGTGAACGAGTTCTGCGAGCGCTTCTCCTACTATGGCATGAGAG CTGTCCTGACACTGTATTTCATAAGCTTCTTCCACTGGGATGAGAATCTCTCCACTGCTGTGTACCATGCCTTTTCCGCTCTCTGTTATTTCACACCTGTCATTGGAGCCATCATGGCAGACTCGTGGCTGGGGAAATACAA GACAATCATCTACCTCTCCATTGTGTATGTGGTTGGCCATCTGATCAAGTCCGTGGGTGCAATTCCATCCCTGGGCAACCAGGTTGTTCATGT GGTCCTGTCTATGGTTGGTCTGTTTTTGATCGCCCTTGGAACGGGAGGTATCAAGCCCTGTGTCTCTGCATTTGGTGGGGACCAGTTTGAAGAGGAACAT ACCTCGGAGAGAAGCAAGTTTTTTTCCGTCTTCTATTTATCCATTAATGCTGGAAGTTTGATCTCCACGTTTGTAACTCCTGTATTAAGAG GGGATGTGAAATGTTTTGGAGAGGATTGTTATGCACTGGCTTTTGGTGTCCCAGCAGCACTGATGGTGTTGGCGCTTG ttgtgttcATTGCTGGAAGTGGGCTGTACAGAAAAATGCCCCCACAAGGGAATGTCTTACTTGAAGTGTGCAAATGCATTGGA tttgctattaaaaacaggctgaaaaaccgCTCCCATCATATTCCAAAGAGAGATCACTGGCTCGACTGGGCATCAGAAAAGTACTCA AAACAGCTGATTGGGGAGGTTAAAATGGTGACACGTGTCCTCTTCCTCTTCATACCACTGCCGATGTTCTGGGCCCTGTTTGATCAGCAG GGATCCCGGTGGACTTTGCAAGCCACAAAGATGAATGCTGATTTT GGAATATATGTCCTTCAGCCTGACCAAATGCAG TTCTTAAATCCACTTCTTATTCTTGTCTTCATCCCAATTTTTGACCTTGGGCTCTACCCTCTGATAAGCATGTGCAAATTTAATTTCAC GCCTATTAAGAAAATGGCAACAGGTATGATCCTTGCAGGGATGGCGTTTGGACTTGCAGCTATTGTAGAagtcaaaataaat gaaaCCGATATGCCTCAACTTGTCCCAAAAGAAAGTTTAATTCAGGTCCTGAATTTGGCAAAGAACCCCATTCAAGTGACAATCGAAGACCAGGACCTATttcagcagcctgtggaggctTTTCAg GACCCAGCTGAGTACTCAAATTTGATATTGAATGGCGAGCAACAGAACCTTCACTTCATCCTGCAACATCAAGGATTGTCTTTCACTTTTAACTACACCGTGAAGGAAAAATCAGTATACAGCTTAATTGTTTTTGAGGCAGAAGGAAGCCTATCAAGTCGCCTA ATTACAGACCTGAAAGCAAAGCCAGAAAATGGTTTGGCAGCTGTTAG ATTCATTAATGGTTTGAGCCAAGATGCCAACCTCACCATTGACAGCAAACAGTTCGTTGCTGTTCCGAAGAACTACGGTGTTTCTGAGTACTTGCTGCTAGAGAGGGACAA ATACAGCAATGGAAAATGCATAACTGAAATGGGGGAATTCACCTTGGATCTCGGGCTGCTTGACTTTGGCGCATCGTACACCGTTGTGGTAACTAAT GTTTCTGGAGATGCTGTTAAGACATGGAAGTCAGAAGACATCAAAGCCAATAGTGtccatatggcttggcagctaCCACAATACTTACTAATATCTGCTGGAGAGGTGATGTTCTCCATTACGGGTCTGGCCTTCTCCTATTCTCAG TCTCCAGCCAGCATGAAGTCGGTGCTGCAGGCAGGTTGGCTGCTCACGGTGGCTGTTGGGAATACTTTTGTGCTCGTCGTTGCCCAGGCTGCACCAATGGCACAG tgGGCTGAATTTGTCTTGTTCACTGTTCTACTCTTTGCTGTGTGCATTATTTTCTCCATCATGGGATATTTCTATGTCAGCGTGGATCCAGAGGACCTacgagaaaaggaagagaagacagAGACCCCAAGCAGAGGAAACATGATTAGTCTCGTTACTCAGAAAACAAAGCTCTAA
- the SLC15A2 gene encoding solute carrier family 15 member 2 isoform X4, whose amino-acid sequence MDEGRPLLDVQAGHRQKLCGSNYPLSIAFIVVNEFCERFSYYGMRAVLTLYFISFFHWDENLSTAVYHAFSALCYFTPVIGAIMADSWLGKYKTIIYLSIVYVVGHLIKSVGAIPSLGNQVVHVVLSMVGLFLIALGTGGIKPCVSAFGGDQFEEEHTSERSKFFSVFYLSINAGSLISTFVTPVLRGDVKCFGEDCYALAFGVPAALMVLALVVFIAGSGLYRKMPPQGNVLLEVCKCIGFAIKNRLKNRSHHIPKRDHWLDWASEKYSKQLIGEVKMVTRVLFLFIPLPMFWALFDQQGSRWTLQATKMNADFGIYVLQPDQMQFLNPLLILVFIPIFDLGLYPLISMCKFNFTPIKKMATGMILAGMAFGLAAIVEVKINETDMPQLVPKESLIQVLNLAKNPIQVTIEDQDLFQQPVEAFQDPAEYSNLILNGEQQNLHFILQHQGLSFTFNYTVKEKSVYSLIVFEAEGSLSSRLITDLKAKPENGLAAVRFINGLSQDANLTIDSKQFVAVPKNYGVSEYLLLERDKYSNGKCITEMGEFTLDLGLLDFGASYTVVVTNVSGDAVKTWKSEDIKANSVHMAWQLPQYLLISAGEVMFSITGLAFSYSQSPASMKSVLQAGWLLTVAVGNTFVLVVAQAAPMAQWAEFVLFTVLLFAVCIIFSIMGYFYVSVDPEDLREKEEKTETPSRGNMISLVTQKTKL is encoded by the exons aaactcTGTGGTTCCAACTACCCCCTGAGCATTGCCTTCATCGTGGTGAACGAGTTCTGCGAGCGCTTCTCCTACTATGGCATGAGAG CTGTCCTGACACTGTATTTCATAAGCTTCTTCCACTGGGATGAGAATCTCTCCACTGCTGTGTACCATGCCTTTTCCGCTCTCTGTTATTTCACACCTGTCATTGGAGCCATCATGGCAGACTCGTGGCTGGGGAAATACAA GACAATCATCTACCTCTCCATTGTGTATGTGGTTGGCCATCTGATCAAGTCCGTGGGTGCAATTCCATCCCTGGGCAACCAGGTTGTTCATGT GGTCCTGTCTATGGTTGGTCTGTTTTTGATCGCCCTTGGAACGGGAGGTATCAAGCCCTGTGTCTCTGCATTTGGTGGGGACCAGTTTGAAGAGGAACAT ACCTCGGAGAGAAGCAAGTTTTTTTCCGTCTTCTATTTATCCATTAATGCTGGAAGTTTGATCTCCACGTTTGTAACTCCTGTATTAAGAG GGGATGTGAAATGTTTTGGAGAGGATTGTTATGCACTGGCTTTTGGTGTCCCAGCAGCACTGATGGTGTTGGCGCTTG ttgtgttcATTGCTGGAAGTGGGCTGTACAGAAAAATGCCCCCACAAGGGAATGTCTTACTTGAAGTGTGCAAATGCATTGGA tttgctattaaaaacaggctgaaaaaccgCTCCCATCATATTCCAAAGAGAGATCACTGGCTCGACTGGGCATCAGAAAAGTACTCA AAACAGCTGATTGGGGAGGTTAAAATGGTGACACGTGTCCTCTTCCTCTTCATACCACTGCCGATGTTCTGGGCCCTGTTTGATCAGCAG GGATCCCGGTGGACTTTGCAAGCCACAAAGATGAATGCTGATTTT GGAATATATGTCCTTCAGCCTGACCAAATGCAG TTCTTAAATCCACTTCTTATTCTTGTCTTCATCCCAATTTTTGACCTTGGGCTCTACCCTCTGATAAGCATGTGCAAATTTAATTTCAC GCCTATTAAGAAAATGGCAACAGGTATGATCCTTGCAGGGATGGCGTTTGGACTTGCAGCTATTGTAGAagtcaaaataaat gaaaCCGATATGCCTCAACTTGTCCCAAAAGAAAGTTTAATTCAGGTCCTGAATTTGGCAAAGAACCCCATTCAAGTGACAATCGAAGACCAGGACCTATttcagcagcctgtggaggctTTTCAg GACCCAGCTGAGTACTCAAATTTGATATTGAATGGCGAGCAACAGAACCTTCACTTCATCCTGCAACATCAAGGATTGTCTTTCACTTTTAACTACACCGTGAAGGAAAAATCAGTATACAGCTTAATTGTTTTTGAGGCAGAAGGAAGCCTATCAAGTCGCCTA ATTACAGACCTGAAAGCAAAGCCAGAAAATGGTTTGGCAGCTGTTAG ATTCATTAATGGTTTGAGCCAAGATGCCAACCTCACCATTGACAGCAAACAGTTCGTTGCTGTTCCGAAGAACTACGGTGTTTCTGAGTACTTGCTGCTAGAGAGGGACAA ATACAGCAATGGAAAATGCATAACTGAAATGGGGGAATTCACCTTGGATCTCGGGCTGCTTGACTTTGGCGCATCGTACACCGTTGTGGTAACTAAT GTTTCTGGAGATGCTGTTAAGACATGGAAGTCAGAAGACATCAAAGCCAATAGTGtccatatggcttggcagctaCCACAATACTTACTAATATCTGCTGGAGAGGTGATGTTCTCCATTACGGGTCTGGCCTTCTCCTATTCTCAG TCTCCAGCCAGCATGAAGTCGGTGCTGCAGGCAGGTTGGCTGCTCACGGTGGCTGTTGGGAATACTTTTGTGCTCGTCGTTGCCCAGGCTGCACCAATGGCACAG tgGGCTGAATTTGTCTTGTTCACTGTTCTACTCTTTGCTGTGTGCATTATTTTCTCCATCATGGGATATTTCTATGTCAGCGTGGATCCAGAGGACCTacgagaaaaggaagagaagacagAGACCCCAAGCAGAGGAAACATGATTAGTCTCGTTACTCAGAAAACAAAGCTCTAA
- the SLC15A2 gene encoding solute carrier family 15 member 2 isoform X1 codes for MVGDKARGEMNAFQRNESKETLFTFISAGDDPPKGDFPVQKKSPKLCGSNYPLSIAFIVVNEFCERFSYYGMRAVLTLYFISFFHWDENLSTAVYHAFSALCYFTPVIGAIMADSWLGKYKTIIYLSIVYVVGHLIKSVGAIPSLGNQVVHVVLSMVGLFLIALGTGGIKPCVSAFGGDQFEEEHTSERSKFFSVFYLSINAGSLISTFVTPVLRGDVKCFGEDCYALAFGVPAALMVLALVVFIAGSGLYRKMPPQGNVLLEVCKCIGFAIKNRLKNRSHHIPKRDHWLDWASEKYSKQLIGEVKMVTRVLFLFIPLPMFWALFDQQGSRWTLQATKMNADFGIYVLQPDQMQFLNPLLILVFIPIFDLGLYPLISMCKFNFTPIKKMATGMILAGMAFGLAAIVEVKINETDMPQLVPKESLIQVLNLAKNPIQVTIEDQDLFQQPVEAFQDPAEYSNLILNGEQQNLHFILQHQGLSFTFNYTVKEKSVYSLIVFEAEGSLSSRLITDLKAKPENGLAAVRFINGLSQDANLTIDSKQFVAVPKNYGVSEYLLLERDKYSNGKCITEMGEFTLDLGLLDFGASYTVVVTNVSGDAVKTWKSEDIKANSVHMAWQLPQYLLISAGEVMFSITGLAFSYSQSPASMKSVLQAGWLLTVAVGNTFVLVVAQAAPMAQWAEFVLFTVLLFAVCIIFSIMGYFYVSVDPEDLREKEEKTETPSRGNMISLVTQKTKL; via the exons aaactcTGTGGTTCCAACTACCCCCTGAGCATTGCCTTCATCGTGGTGAACGAGTTCTGCGAGCGCTTCTCCTACTATGGCATGAGAG CTGTCCTGACACTGTATTTCATAAGCTTCTTCCACTGGGATGAGAATCTCTCCACTGCTGTGTACCATGCCTTTTCCGCTCTCTGTTATTTCACACCTGTCATTGGAGCCATCATGGCAGACTCGTGGCTGGGGAAATACAA GACAATCATCTACCTCTCCATTGTGTATGTGGTTGGCCATCTGATCAAGTCCGTGGGTGCAATTCCATCCCTGGGCAACCAGGTTGTTCATGT GGTCCTGTCTATGGTTGGTCTGTTTTTGATCGCCCTTGGAACGGGAGGTATCAAGCCCTGTGTCTCTGCATTTGGTGGGGACCAGTTTGAAGAGGAACAT ACCTCGGAGAGAAGCAAGTTTTTTTCCGTCTTCTATTTATCCATTAATGCTGGAAGTTTGATCTCCACGTTTGTAACTCCTGTATTAAGAG GGGATGTGAAATGTTTTGGAGAGGATTGTTATGCACTGGCTTTTGGTGTCCCAGCAGCACTGATGGTGTTGGCGCTTG ttgtgttcATTGCTGGAAGTGGGCTGTACAGAAAAATGCCCCCACAAGGGAATGTCTTACTTGAAGTGTGCAAATGCATTGGA tttgctattaaaaacaggctgaaaaaccgCTCCCATCATATTCCAAAGAGAGATCACTGGCTCGACTGGGCATCAGAAAAGTACTCA AAACAGCTGATTGGGGAGGTTAAAATGGTGACACGTGTCCTCTTCCTCTTCATACCACTGCCGATGTTCTGGGCCCTGTTTGATCAGCAG GGATCCCGGTGGACTTTGCAAGCCACAAAGATGAATGCTGATTTT GGAATATATGTCCTTCAGCCTGACCAAATGCAG TTCTTAAATCCACTTCTTATTCTTGTCTTCATCCCAATTTTTGACCTTGGGCTCTACCCTCTGATAAGCATGTGCAAATTTAATTTCAC GCCTATTAAGAAAATGGCAACAGGTATGATCCTTGCAGGGATGGCGTTTGGACTTGCAGCTATTGTAGAagtcaaaataaat gaaaCCGATATGCCTCAACTTGTCCCAAAAGAAAGTTTAATTCAGGTCCTGAATTTGGCAAAGAACCCCATTCAAGTGACAATCGAAGACCAGGACCTATttcagcagcctgtggaggctTTTCAg GACCCAGCTGAGTACTCAAATTTGATATTGAATGGCGAGCAACAGAACCTTCACTTCATCCTGCAACATCAAGGATTGTCTTTCACTTTTAACTACACCGTGAAGGAAAAATCAGTATACAGCTTAATTGTTTTTGAGGCAGAAGGAAGCCTATCAAGTCGCCTA ATTACAGACCTGAAAGCAAAGCCAGAAAATGGTTTGGCAGCTGTTAG ATTCATTAATGGTTTGAGCCAAGATGCCAACCTCACCATTGACAGCAAACAGTTCGTTGCTGTTCCGAAGAACTACGGTGTTTCTGAGTACTTGCTGCTAGAGAGGGACAA ATACAGCAATGGAAAATGCATAACTGAAATGGGGGAATTCACCTTGGATCTCGGGCTGCTTGACTTTGGCGCATCGTACACCGTTGTGGTAACTAAT GTTTCTGGAGATGCTGTTAAGACATGGAAGTCAGAAGACATCAAAGCCAATAGTGtccatatggcttggcagctaCCACAATACTTACTAATATCTGCTGGAGAGGTGATGTTCTCCATTACGGGTCTGGCCTTCTCCTATTCTCAG TCTCCAGCCAGCATGAAGTCGGTGCTGCAGGCAGGTTGGCTGCTCACGGTGGCTGTTGGGAATACTTTTGTGCTCGTCGTTGCCCAGGCTGCACCAATGGCACAG tgGGCTGAATTTGTCTTGTTCACTGTTCTACTCTTTGCTGTGTGCATTATTTTCTCCATCATGGGATATTTCTATGTCAGCGTGGATCCAGAGGACCTacgagaaaaggaagagaagacagAGACCCCAAGCAGAGGAAACATGATTAGTCTCGTTACTCAGAAAACAAAGCTCTAA
- the SLC15A2 gene encoding solute carrier family 15 member 2 isoform X2: MEIPPCRDTPPRRFFETCRRYFGDDPPKGDFPVQKKSPKLCGSNYPLSIAFIVVNEFCERFSYYGMRAVLTLYFISFFHWDENLSTAVYHAFSALCYFTPVIGAIMADSWLGKYKTIIYLSIVYVVGHLIKSVGAIPSLGNQVVHVVLSMVGLFLIALGTGGIKPCVSAFGGDQFEEEHTSERSKFFSVFYLSINAGSLISTFVTPVLRGDVKCFGEDCYALAFGVPAALMVLALVVFIAGSGLYRKMPPQGNVLLEVCKCIGFAIKNRLKNRSHHIPKRDHWLDWASEKYSKQLIGEVKMVTRVLFLFIPLPMFWALFDQQGSRWTLQATKMNADFGIYVLQPDQMQFLNPLLILVFIPIFDLGLYPLISMCKFNFTPIKKMATGMILAGMAFGLAAIVEVKINETDMPQLVPKESLIQVLNLAKNPIQVTIEDQDLFQQPVEAFQDPAEYSNLILNGEQQNLHFILQHQGLSFTFNYTVKEKSVYSLIVFEAEGSLSSRLITDLKAKPENGLAAVRFINGLSQDANLTIDSKQFVAVPKNYGVSEYLLLERDKYSNGKCITEMGEFTLDLGLLDFGASYTVVVTNVSGDAVKTWKSEDIKANSVHMAWQLPQYLLISAGEVMFSITGLAFSYSQSPASMKSVLQAGWLLTVAVGNTFVLVVAQAAPMAQWAEFVLFTVLLFAVCIIFSIMGYFYVSVDPEDLREKEEKTETPSRGNMISLVTQKTKL; this comes from the exons aaactcTGTGGTTCCAACTACCCCCTGAGCATTGCCTTCATCGTGGTGAACGAGTTCTGCGAGCGCTTCTCCTACTATGGCATGAGAG CTGTCCTGACACTGTATTTCATAAGCTTCTTCCACTGGGATGAGAATCTCTCCACTGCTGTGTACCATGCCTTTTCCGCTCTCTGTTATTTCACACCTGTCATTGGAGCCATCATGGCAGACTCGTGGCTGGGGAAATACAA GACAATCATCTACCTCTCCATTGTGTATGTGGTTGGCCATCTGATCAAGTCCGTGGGTGCAATTCCATCCCTGGGCAACCAGGTTGTTCATGT GGTCCTGTCTATGGTTGGTCTGTTTTTGATCGCCCTTGGAACGGGAGGTATCAAGCCCTGTGTCTCTGCATTTGGTGGGGACCAGTTTGAAGAGGAACAT ACCTCGGAGAGAAGCAAGTTTTTTTCCGTCTTCTATTTATCCATTAATGCTGGAAGTTTGATCTCCACGTTTGTAACTCCTGTATTAAGAG GGGATGTGAAATGTTTTGGAGAGGATTGTTATGCACTGGCTTTTGGTGTCCCAGCAGCACTGATGGTGTTGGCGCTTG ttgtgttcATTGCTGGAAGTGGGCTGTACAGAAAAATGCCCCCACAAGGGAATGTCTTACTTGAAGTGTGCAAATGCATTGGA tttgctattaaaaacaggctgaaaaaccgCTCCCATCATATTCCAAAGAGAGATCACTGGCTCGACTGGGCATCAGAAAAGTACTCA AAACAGCTGATTGGGGAGGTTAAAATGGTGACACGTGTCCTCTTCCTCTTCATACCACTGCCGATGTTCTGGGCCCTGTTTGATCAGCAG GGATCCCGGTGGACTTTGCAAGCCACAAAGATGAATGCTGATTTT GGAATATATGTCCTTCAGCCTGACCAAATGCAG TTCTTAAATCCACTTCTTATTCTTGTCTTCATCCCAATTTTTGACCTTGGGCTCTACCCTCTGATAAGCATGTGCAAATTTAATTTCAC GCCTATTAAGAAAATGGCAACAGGTATGATCCTTGCAGGGATGGCGTTTGGACTTGCAGCTATTGTAGAagtcaaaataaat gaaaCCGATATGCCTCAACTTGTCCCAAAAGAAAGTTTAATTCAGGTCCTGAATTTGGCAAAGAACCCCATTCAAGTGACAATCGAAGACCAGGACCTATttcagcagcctgtggaggctTTTCAg GACCCAGCTGAGTACTCAAATTTGATATTGAATGGCGAGCAACAGAACCTTCACTTCATCCTGCAACATCAAGGATTGTCTTTCACTTTTAACTACACCGTGAAGGAAAAATCAGTATACAGCTTAATTGTTTTTGAGGCAGAAGGAAGCCTATCAAGTCGCCTA ATTACAGACCTGAAAGCAAAGCCAGAAAATGGTTTGGCAGCTGTTAG ATTCATTAATGGTTTGAGCCAAGATGCCAACCTCACCATTGACAGCAAACAGTTCGTTGCTGTTCCGAAGAACTACGGTGTTTCTGAGTACTTGCTGCTAGAGAGGGACAA ATACAGCAATGGAAAATGCATAACTGAAATGGGGGAATTCACCTTGGATCTCGGGCTGCTTGACTTTGGCGCATCGTACACCGTTGTGGTAACTAAT GTTTCTGGAGATGCTGTTAAGACATGGAAGTCAGAAGACATCAAAGCCAATAGTGtccatatggcttggcagctaCCACAATACTTACTAATATCTGCTGGAGAGGTGATGTTCTCCATTACGGGTCTGGCCTTCTCCTATTCTCAG TCTCCAGCCAGCATGAAGTCGGTGCTGCAGGCAGGTTGGCTGCTCACGGTGGCTGTTGGGAATACTTTTGTGCTCGTCGTTGCCCAGGCTGCACCAATGGCACAG tgGGCTGAATTTGTCTTGTTCACTGTTCTACTCTTTGCTGTGTGCATTATTTTCTCCATCATGGGATATTTCTATGTCAGCGTGGATCCAGAGGACCTacgagaaaaggaagagaagacagAGACCCCAAGCAGAGGAAACATGATTAGTCTCGTTACTCAGAAAACAAAGCTCTAA
- the SLC15A2 gene encoding solute carrier family 15 member 2 isoform X5 — MRAVLTLYFISFFHWDENLSTAVYHAFSALCYFTPVIGAIMADSWLGKYKTIIYLSIVYVVGHLIKSVGAIPSLGNQVVHVVLSMVGLFLIALGTGGIKPCVSAFGGDQFEEEHTSERSKFFSVFYLSINAGSLISTFVTPVLRGDVKCFGEDCYALAFGVPAALMVLALVVFIAGSGLYRKMPPQGNVLLEVCKCIGFAIKNRLKNRSHHIPKRDHWLDWASEKYSKQLIGEVKMVTRVLFLFIPLPMFWALFDQQGSRWTLQATKMNADFGIYVLQPDQMQFLNPLLILVFIPIFDLGLYPLISMCKFNFTPIKKMATGMILAGMAFGLAAIVEVKINETDMPQLVPKESLIQVLNLAKNPIQVTIEDQDLFQQPVEAFQDPAEYSNLILNGEQQNLHFILQHQGLSFTFNYTVKEKSVYSLIVFEAEGSLSSRLITDLKAKPENGLAAVRFINGLSQDANLTIDSKQFVAVPKNYGVSEYLLLERDKYSNGKCITEMGEFTLDLGLLDFGASYTVVVTNVSGDAVKTWKSEDIKANSVHMAWQLPQYLLISAGEVMFSITGLAFSYSQSPASMKSVLQAGWLLTVAVGNTFVLVVAQAAPMAQWAEFVLFTVLLFAVCIIFSIMGYFYVSVDPEDLREKEEKTETPSRGNMISLVTQKTKL; from the exons ATGAGAG CTGTCCTGACACTGTATTTCATAAGCTTCTTCCACTGGGATGAGAATCTCTCCACTGCTGTGTACCATGCCTTTTCCGCTCTCTGTTATTTCACACCTGTCATTGGAGCCATCATGGCAGACTCGTGGCTGGGGAAATACAA GACAATCATCTACCTCTCCATTGTGTATGTGGTTGGCCATCTGATCAAGTCCGTGGGTGCAATTCCATCCCTGGGCAACCAGGTTGTTCATGT GGTCCTGTCTATGGTTGGTCTGTTTTTGATCGCCCTTGGAACGGGAGGTATCAAGCCCTGTGTCTCTGCATTTGGTGGGGACCAGTTTGAAGAGGAACAT ACCTCGGAGAGAAGCAAGTTTTTTTCCGTCTTCTATTTATCCATTAATGCTGGAAGTTTGATCTCCACGTTTGTAACTCCTGTATTAAGAG GGGATGTGAAATGTTTTGGAGAGGATTGTTATGCACTGGCTTTTGGTGTCCCAGCAGCACTGATGGTGTTGGCGCTTG ttgtgttcATTGCTGGAAGTGGGCTGTACAGAAAAATGCCCCCACAAGGGAATGTCTTACTTGAAGTGTGCAAATGCATTGGA tttgctattaaaaacaggctgaaaaaccgCTCCCATCATATTCCAAAGAGAGATCACTGGCTCGACTGGGCATCAGAAAAGTACTCA AAACAGCTGATTGGGGAGGTTAAAATGGTGACACGTGTCCTCTTCCTCTTCATACCACTGCCGATGTTCTGGGCCCTGTTTGATCAGCAG GGATCCCGGTGGACTTTGCAAGCCACAAAGATGAATGCTGATTTT GGAATATATGTCCTTCAGCCTGACCAAATGCAG TTCTTAAATCCACTTCTTATTCTTGTCTTCATCCCAATTTTTGACCTTGGGCTCTACCCTCTGATAAGCATGTGCAAATTTAATTTCAC GCCTATTAAGAAAATGGCAACAGGTATGATCCTTGCAGGGATGGCGTTTGGACTTGCAGCTATTGTAGAagtcaaaataaat gaaaCCGATATGCCTCAACTTGTCCCAAAAGAAAGTTTAATTCAGGTCCTGAATTTGGCAAAGAACCCCATTCAAGTGACAATCGAAGACCAGGACCTATttcagcagcctgtggaggctTTTCAg GACCCAGCTGAGTACTCAAATTTGATATTGAATGGCGAGCAACAGAACCTTCACTTCATCCTGCAACATCAAGGATTGTCTTTCACTTTTAACTACACCGTGAAGGAAAAATCAGTATACAGCTTAATTGTTTTTGAGGCAGAAGGAAGCCTATCAAGTCGCCTA ATTACAGACCTGAAAGCAAAGCCAGAAAATGGTTTGGCAGCTGTTAG ATTCATTAATGGTTTGAGCCAAGATGCCAACCTCACCATTGACAGCAAACAGTTCGTTGCTGTTCCGAAGAACTACGGTGTTTCTGAGTACTTGCTGCTAGAGAGGGACAA ATACAGCAATGGAAAATGCATAACTGAAATGGGGGAATTCACCTTGGATCTCGGGCTGCTTGACTTTGGCGCATCGTACACCGTTGTGGTAACTAAT GTTTCTGGAGATGCTGTTAAGACATGGAAGTCAGAAGACATCAAAGCCAATAGTGtccatatggcttggcagctaCCACAATACTTACTAATATCTGCTGGAGAGGTGATGTTCTCCATTACGGGTCTGGCCTTCTCCTATTCTCAG TCTCCAGCCAGCATGAAGTCGGTGCTGCAGGCAGGTTGGCTGCTCACGGTGGCTGTTGGGAATACTTTTGTGCTCGTCGTTGCCCAGGCTGCACCAATGGCACAG tgGGCTGAATTTGTCTTGTTCACTGTTCTACTCTTTGCTGTGTGCATTATTTTCTCCATCATGGGATATTTCTATGTCAGCGTGGATCCAGAGGACCTacgagaaaaggaagagaagacagAGACCCCAAGCAGAGGAAACATGATTAGTCTCGTTACTCAGAAAACAAAGCTCTAA